A region of Mesorhizobium australicum DNA encodes the following proteins:
- the folD gene encoding bifunctional methylenetetrahydrofolate dehydrogenase/methenyltetrahydrofolate cyclohydrolase FolD: MPKIIDGNAAAADVLARLKVAAQQLTAETGVVPGIAVVIVGQDPASKVYVASKGKKAKECGFHSTEDALPTHTTEEELVALVEKLNADPAIHGILVQLPLPDHIDSGRIIQTIAPEKDVDGFHFINVGKLGTGELDTAFVPCTPAGSMILIEREHGRDLSGLNAVIVGRSNIVGKPMANLLLHANATVTIAHSRTKNLPELCRSADILVAAVGRPEMIKADWIKPGATVIDVGINRISGGSNGKTRLVGDVSYEEAATKAGAITPVPGGVGPMTIALLMANTVTSASRAAGRAFALEAYG, encoded by the coding sequence ATGCCAAAGATAATCGACGGCAATGCGGCTGCAGCGGATGTGCTTGCAAGGCTCAAAGTGGCCGCCCAGCAGCTGACCGCGGAAACCGGTGTAGTTCCAGGTATCGCTGTCGTCATAGTCGGCCAGGATCCGGCCAGCAAGGTCTATGTCGCGTCCAAAGGCAAGAAGGCCAAGGAGTGCGGCTTCCATTCGACCGAGGATGCACTGCCGACGCACACTACCGAGGAAGAGTTGGTCGCGCTAGTCGAAAAGCTCAATGCCGATCCTGCAATCCACGGGATCCTGGTGCAGTTGCCCCTGCCGGACCACATCGATTCCGGCCGCATCATCCAGACGATCGCTCCGGAAAAGGACGTCGACGGGTTCCACTTCATCAATGTCGGCAAGCTCGGCACGGGCGAACTCGACACCGCCTTCGTGCCCTGCACGCCGGCCGGCTCGATGATTCTGATCGAGCGCGAGCACGGCCGTGATCTGTCGGGCCTCAACGCCGTAATCGTCGGACGCTCCAACATAGTCGGCAAGCCGATGGCCAATCTCCTGCTCCACGCCAATGCCACCGTGACCATCGCCCACAGCCGCACCAAGAACCTGCCGGAGCTGTGCCGAAGCGCCGACATCCTTGTTGCGGCTGTTGGTAGACCTGAAATGATCAAGGCGGACTGGATCAAGCCCGGCGCGACCGTGATCGACGTCGGCATCAACCGTATTTCCGGCGGCAGCAACGGCAAGACGCGCCTGGTCGGGGACGTGTCTTATGAAGAAGCCGCCACAAAGGCAGGCGCCATAACGCCCGTCCCCGGCGGCGTGGGACCGATGACGATTGCGCTCTTGATGGCCAACACCGTCACATCGGCCTCGCGTGCGGCCGGGCGGGCGTTTGCCCTCGAAGCTTACGGTTGA
- a CDS encoding substrate-binding protein: protein MKPSMQKISVLLAVTALLTGSAVAQDEPIVLGIPIGLSGANSITAPAVIQATELAVSEINDAGGVLGRKLVIELADSASSAAGAQKAYDSLVYQKKVDVIISSEPSAARNAGLPIITRGKIPYIYTSFYEGGSCNKYQHINAWVPQQVVSLMVDYFMKDLGAKTFFLVGNDYAFGRGLLGDTNNYVTEKGGMVVGEEYNPIDASDWTATVSKIREANPDVIITSTAAGAPNVTFTKQLRAAGITANYGSYALDEGTAKTLGSDGEGIYLGGTYYTGINSEKNAQFLKALNDKFGAETKTSSELSVPNYDAVHLYALAVAKAGTVDTDAVVKALSEVSFDGPRGPIQMSKQRHAPLTMYLAQVNAQGDTTIIKSQPNVDPGEQCPNL from the coding sequence ATGAAACCATCTATGCAGAAGATTTCCGTGTTGCTTGCCGTAACTGCCCTATTGACCGGGAGCGCAGTTGCGCAAGACGAGCCGATCGTGTTGGGCATTCCAATCGGATTGAGCGGTGCAAACAGCATCACGGCTCCCGCGGTTATTCAGGCGACGGAGCTTGCAGTCTCTGAAATCAACGACGCAGGGGGGGTGTTGGGCAGAAAGCTTGTTATTGAACTTGCTGACAGTGCATCCAGTGCTGCAGGAGCTCAAAAGGCGTACGACTCTCTCGTGTATCAAAAAAAAGTCGACGTTATAATTTCATCGGAGCCGAGCGCGGCCAGAAACGCTGGCCTGCCGATCATCACTAGGGGAAAGATCCCGTACATTTATACTTCCTTCTATGAAGGAGGTTCCTGTAACAAGTATCAGCACATCAACGCCTGGGTGCCACAGCAAGTGGTGTCCCTCATGGTTGACTACTTCATGAAGGATCTAGGCGCGAAGACATTCTTCCTAGTTGGAAACGACTATGCCTTCGGCCGAGGTCTTCTTGGCGATACCAACAATTATGTCACAGAGAAAGGTGGGATGGTCGTCGGAGAAGAATATAATCCGATCGACGCCAGTGATTGGACGGCGACCGTTAGCAAGATCCGCGAGGCCAATCCAGATGTCATCATAACTTCCACTGCGGCAGGCGCGCCAAATGTGACGTTCACAAAGCAGTTACGGGCGGCCGGCATCACCGCCAACTATGGCAGCTACGCACTGGATGAAGGTACTGCAAAGACCCTAGGGTCGGATGGGGAAGGAATTTATCTCGGCGGCACGTACTACACAGGCATCAATTCTGAGAAAAATGCGCAGTTCTTAAAAGCGTTAAATGATAAATTCGGCGCAGAGACAAAAACGTCAAGTGAACTCTCGGTCCCGAATTATGACGCCGTTCATCTCTATGCTCTAGCTGTAGCAAAAGCCGGCACAGTGGACACGGACGCCGTCGTAAAGGCTCTGAGCGAAGTAAGTTTTGATGGTCCTAGAGGCCCCATACAAATGTCGAAGCAACGTCATGCTCCGCTGACGATGTATCTCGCGCAGGTCAATGCTCAGGGCGACACCACGATCATCAAGTCCCAGCCCAACGTGGACCCGGGCGAGCAGTGCCCCAATCTGTGA
- a CDS encoding formate--tetrahydrofolate ligase yields the protein MFEVKSDIEIARAAKKKPIQEIGAKIGIPTEHLLPYGHDKAKVSAEFIKSVRGNSDGKLILVTAINPTPAGEGKTTTTVGLGDGLNRIGKRAIVCIREASLGPNFGMKGGAAGGGLAQVVPMDDMNLHFTGDFHAITSAHNLLSALIDNHIYWGNELGIDTRRVVWRRVMDMNDRALREIICSLGGVANGYPREAGFDITVASEVMAILCLAKDLKDLEKRLGDIIVAYRRDKTPVFARDIKAPGAMSVLLKDAMQPNLVQTLENNPAFVHGGPFANIAHGCNSVVATTTALKLADYVVTEAGFGADLGAEKFFDIKCRKAGLKPAAAVIVATVRAMKMNGGVKKENLGTEDVAAVRKGCPNLGRHIENVRQFGVPAVVAINHFHSDTEAEIQALKDYVASMGEEAILCKHWAQGSAGIENLAHKVVALAESGASQFAPLYPDAMPLFEKINTIVQRIYRGSEAIADKSVRDQLHAWEAAGYGNLPVCMAKTQYSFSTDPNLRGAPTGHTVPVREVRLSAGAGFVVAICGDVMTMPGLPKAPSSEKILLNENGDIEGLS from the coding sequence ATGTTCGAAGTGAAGTCCGACATCGAGATTGCGCGTGCTGCGAAAAAGAAGCCGATCCAGGAGATCGGCGCCAAGATCGGCATTCCGACCGAACACCTCCTGCCCTATGGCCACGACAAGGCGAAGGTGTCGGCGGAATTCATCAAATCGGTCAGGGGAAACAGCGACGGCAAGCTGATCCTGGTGACCGCGATCAACCCGACCCCGGCCGGCGAAGGCAAGACGACGACGACGGTCGGCCTCGGCGACGGGCTGAACCGTATCGGCAAACGAGCGATCGTCTGCATCCGCGAGGCTTCGCTCGGGCCGAACTTCGGCATGAAGGGCGGCGCGGCCGGCGGCGGCCTGGCGCAGGTGGTGCCGATGGACGACATGAACCTGCACTTCACCGGCGACTTCCACGCCATCACCTCGGCGCACAACCTGCTTTCGGCGCTGATCGACAACCACATCTATTGGGGCAACGAACTCGGCATCGACACCCGGCGCGTCGTCTGGCGGCGGGTCATGGACATGAACGACCGGGCGCTGCGCGAGATCATCTGCTCGCTCGGCGGCGTCGCCAACGGCTATCCGCGCGAAGCGGGCTTCGACATCACCGTTGCCTCGGAGGTCATGGCGATCCTGTGCCTGGCCAAGGATCTCAAGGATTTGGAGAAGCGGCTCGGCGACATCATCGTCGCCTATCGCCGCGACAAGACCCCGGTCTTCGCGCGCGACATCAAGGCGCCGGGCGCGATGTCGGTGCTGCTGAAGGACGCCATGCAGCCCAATCTGGTGCAGACGCTGGAGAACAATCCGGCCTTCGTGCATGGCGGCCCGTTCGCCAACATCGCGCATGGCTGCAACTCGGTGGTCGCCACCACGACGGCGCTGAAGCTCGCCGACTATGTCGTCACCGAAGCCGGTTTCGGCGCCGATCTCGGGGCGGAAAAATTCTTCGACATCAAATGCCGCAAGGCCGGGCTGAAGCCGGCCGCCGCGGTCATCGTCGCGACGGTTCGCGCCATGAAGATGAATGGCGGCGTCAAGAAGGAAAATCTCGGCACGGAAGACGTCGCGGCCGTCAGGAAGGGATGTCCCAACCTCGGCCGCCATATCGAGAATGTCAGGCAGTTCGGCGTGCCCGCGGTGGTTGCGATCAACCATTTCCACTCGGACACCGAAGCCGAAATCCAGGCGTTGAAGGATTACGTCGCCTCAATGGGCGAAGAGGCGATCTTGTGCAAGCACTGGGCGCAAGGCTCGGCCGGCATCGAGAATCTCGCGCATAAGGTGGTGGCGCTCGCCGAGTCCGGCGCGTCGCAATTCGCGCCGCTCTATCCCGACGCCATGCCGCTGTTCGAGAAGATCAACACCATCGTACAGCGCATCTATCGCGGCTCGGAAGCGATCGCCGACAAGAGCGTGCGCGACCAACTCCATGCCTGGGAGGCGGCCGGCTACGGCAATTTGCCGGTGTGCATGGCCAAGACACAGTATTCCTTCTCGACTGATCCGAACCTGCGCGGCGCGCCGACCGGCCACACCGTGCCGGTGCGCGAAGTCAGGCTGTCGGCCGGCGCCGGCTTCGTCGTCGCCATCTGCGGCGACGTCATGACCATGCCCGGCCTGCCCAAGGCGCCCTCCTCCGAGAAGATACTCCTCAACGAAAACGGCGACATCGAAGGCCTTAGCTGA
- a CDS encoding NYN domain-containing protein, with amino-acid sequence MSRRLGRLICARHGTISVKVCFFTAVPDEPEDVKSRHRTFNTALRAVGVDIVEGHHVIDPDSGKRQEKQTDINLALHLIRDAHDNVYDCAYILSSDSDQAATAKMLKSWFPNKYLVGVAPPSNKVPEKLITYADTHFELTMADLERCVFDDPLIGRSGKPIPRPDAYRPPAGWIRPI; translated from the coding sequence GTGTCTCGCCGGTTGGGGCGTCTGATCTGCGCAAGGCATGGCACTATCTCAGTGAAGGTTTGCTTTTTCACAGCCGTTCCAGATGAGCCGGAAGACGTTAAATCGAGGCATCGAACCTTCAACACAGCCCTTCGCGCGGTGGGGGTCGATATCGTTGAGGGGCATCACGTCATTGATCCCGACTCAGGGAAGCGTCAGGAGAAGCAAACCGATATAAACCTCGCCCTCCATCTCATCCGGGATGCGCACGACAACGTATATGACTGTGCCTACATACTCAGCTCGGATTCAGATCAAGCCGCCACGGCGAAAATGCTCAAATCGTGGTTCCCGAACAAGTATCTCGTTGGCGTAGCGCCCCCCTCGAATAAGGTGCCGGAGAAGCTGATCACTTATGCCGACACTCACTTTGAGCTAACAATGGCCGACTTGGAGCGTTGTGTCTTTGACGACCCGTTGATTGGACGGTCAGGCAAACCGATCCCGCGACCAGATGCTTACCGACCGCCAGCCGGTTGGATTCGGCCCATATAA
- a CDS encoding response regulator transcription factor translates to MHGGDVKKPTRPKRLLIAERNQLVISALRDMISRDERFDFAAGIHSGKAFLKAVEEPQRAFDIAIVGWKLSDMDAGELLIELRRRQCATRVVIFCNDHDIGILKQCVRLGAHGFCYQFDDPGILFDTLAAVANGRICIPFIDVSKINETPLSRLTPRELELLAVLANGWTNLQIATRTGISENTVKYHLKNLYDKLGVRNRAMAVALFLTDTKH, encoded by the coding sequence ATGCATGGCGGCGACGTAAAAAAGCCGACACGGCCGAAAAGGCTGCTGATTGCCGAGCGTAATCAGCTGGTGATCTCAGCGTTGCGCGACATGATCAGCCGCGACGAACGTTTCGACTTCGCCGCCGGCATCCATAGCGGCAAGGCGTTTCTGAAAGCCGTGGAGGAACCGCAGAGGGCCTTCGACATAGCAATCGTCGGCTGGAAACTATCCGACATGGATGCCGGCGAACTGCTGATCGAACTTCGTCGCCGGCAGTGCGCGACGCGCGTGGTCATCTTCTGCAATGATCACGACATAGGCATACTGAAGCAGTGCGTACGCCTCGGTGCGCACGGCTTCTGCTATCAGTTCGACGATCCCGGCATTCTGTTCGACACGCTTGCTGCGGTCGCAAACGGCCGCATCTGCATTCCCTTCATTGACGTATCCAAAATCAACGAAACGCCGTTGTCACGCCTGACGCCGCGCGAACTAGAATTGCTCGCTGTGCTCGCCAATGGCTGGACCAATCTGCAGATTGCGACCAGGACGGGCATTTCGGAGAACACGGTCAAGTACCATCTCAAGAACCTGTACGACAAGCTCGGCGTCCGCAATCGGGCAATGGCGGTTGCGCTGTTTCTCACCGATACGAAACATTAA